The window TTTTTTATGCTTTTGACAAACAACCTGGTTTTACTCTTACAACTTAGGATCGATGACGATGAGATATTAGGTACACAGAAGAAACGGACTGATTAGTGAATTGGATACATTGATCCGCTATAGTATGTAAAGTTGTAATTCAAAGTTACAAACTCCGTGAGTCAGTTCGTTTTTCACAAATAGTTTAGATCTCACTGGATCCTAAGCATTACCCATTATACTATTCCAATTGGAGTCACAACAGATTACTTCAAAACAAGTTGATTTAGAATGTCAAATGCTCAATCAGGTGATGTAACACTGGGGACGTAGATTATGTACTGCAGACGTGTTCTAATTAGTTAGTTTATTTCTTCGTTAAGGGCTTCTTTAGTCCTTTAAATACTCTACTTTATGCATTAATGCTTCAGTGATATTGATTAAGGATAAGTTTAGATCATGTGATGATACCTGAAATTCTGTTGTTCTCAGTTCCTTTTTTCAATGTTTGCTGGCGGACGTGTTACTAAGTTTTTCCTCATTGTTCCAGATTAAGAGCTGGGAGGTGTCAGACATGTTTAGCGCTTATGGTATTCATCTACACCATGCAGTAAGTTTCAATATGTTTGTAACTGAGTAACTGAGTGCATTCAATATGGATAAAATAGGTTTTCAACcatttatgtaatttttcatgATTTGCAGATTATAACGGGTGAGTAACGGAATTTTATGTATGAAACAGTGGCAAGCTGTGGTCTTCCCTCTTTTCCTGACTTCTCTAATGTATGCCGGGTCATTTTTACTAAAAATCTTGTCATTGTGGAGCTTATGGGCCGAGCAACAGGATCATCAGATAGATCTGTCGCTTGATGGCTTACAGAGTGTTCTTCGTGAGCTCATTAACTGGATGCTATCATTTGTTGACAATATTCCAGCATGGAGAATATATCTTGTGGTAAGTTTGTTATGTCATTTATATCAAAGGTCTAAATGCTTATATTTACCTATATTACGTTCTTGGATATGggaaaaaagtaaataactcTATGGTCTTTGTAAATGCTGGAACTTGTCTATGTTTTGATATAATATCTAGTTTATATGTTGTCGTAAATGCTGTAGCTTTCAAGAGAACATTCGTATATACAATTGGGCTCGGGTTGAAAGCGTAAAGTTAGTGCAGGGTTGGATTTGGGTTGGCCTGCAAACGCTTGTCTTCTTTTCAATTTCATATACAATAATTAATGCAACATGTGATGGCAAGAAATTTATTACTATCGTATTACCAATTTAAATGTTTGATTAAAGCGatttaggaggttgtatgcCTTTAAAATACACTTTACTTGACTTTATACCATTTGACCCATCCCATTTAGGATATAACGTAACCCAAATCAACCAGGCTCAATGTAAATTAGTCGAAGCTGTGCTCTAATGTTGGTTTTACTAATAATACAATTTATTCCCAGGCCCCCCTTACAGAAGAGTTGGTTTTCAGAGCTTGTATGATACCTTTGCTTCTATGTGGAGGATTTATGCCATATACAGTTGTGCTTCTGTCTCCTGTTTTCTTTAGCCTAGGtaagttacatatatattttttagcaTATTTGGTATTCTTTTAATGCAACAACCCCCTctcacatacacacacacatataatttatttactttcacACGCTTTGGCCCGGAGGTCCTTGTGGAAGCAGTGTACGACTGTTTACATCTCACCTTGCCATATACCTCGCTCATGGCATTGGATACGGTTGTTGTATTTGGTTTTATCTAGGTTCCTTTTCATCTCagttaaatttaattatttcctGATGAGTGTCCTTTACAAACTTTTTCTTGCAGCTCACTTAAACCATTTATTGGAGTTCTACCTGCAGCAAGAAATCAGCTTGCTTAAAGCTTCAATGGTTGTAGGTAGGTAGTGctttaaccccccccccccccccccccccccccccaaacacacacacacacacaaaaaaaaaactccctAGTTTGTTGGTAGGCATTGTCTTATGTTCTTCACATGTTTGAAAACGCGTGCCACTAATGATCTACAAATTTTTATGTACTATTGTTCAGGTTTTCAGCTTGGATACACTGTGATATTTGGGTCATATGCATCGTTTCTCTTCATCCGTACTGGTGGGTAGATAATTACAGTTCTTGATCACCACATGCTTATATACCTTAAACTTTACAATGTGGCTTGATTTATTACATGTAAGAGTAAATCACACAAATGGGTCCTGTTATTTGTCTGAAGTTTCAGTTTTCAAACCTAAGTTTACATGGATAGTCTGTACTTTGAAACTTGTACCATGTTTAGTCCCTAAAATGGAGGCTTTGTGATGGGTAGCTGATGGCTAGTCAATCATGGGTGCACCTAAAGACTAAAATGTTGCTGTGAGTAGCTATTTTTGTCATCATGACAAAGTATGTTCAGTTTTGTGAAACTTGGATACATGTCCATAAGTCAAATGGAAATTGGTTTCCATGAATATGTTCACAGTTTCAGTTAGTATCCATCATTCATCTATCACTTGTCAATTGCAGGACATATAGCGGCACCACTCATGTCACATATGTTTTGCAATTTCATGGGCCTTCCTACATTCTTTTCACGGAGGACAGGTAATGAAACAAGTTTTTTATAAACTCAATAGCCAAAGGTATCTAATTCAACCCATGTTCTTTTATATGAAACAGGTCGTGcttcttcttatatatataatatatcaatttaatataataataataatagtaagtCAAACAGGCTggttgatttgaaaagttcccCTAAGTGTATTACCTCCTACTCTCTTATCTCATTTTAAAGTTTGAATCATTATTGAAATACTTTCACTTCTATAAAAATCATGATTGACACACTAgttagtttataaaaaaaaagttgcaaattCTGGGTAAACAGTGGTTCATGTCAACAACTAGGAATTGCTTTTTAATGGCCTGATTAGCGACATTTAGCAGTAGCACCCACAGACCAGTATTAGAAAGGTCAATTGTTCTTCCTATCAGATCATGTCCTTAAAAGTTTTCTTTGACCGGAAATTTCAGGGATGGTTAGTTTGGCATTCATTGTGGGGGCGGTTGGCTTCTTCTATCTTTTGTTTCCACTCACTTCTCCAGGCTTGTATAATGATAGAACAGATGATTGCAAATGCTGGCATAAATATTGTGATTGGAGTTAGAGACTATGCCACCGCTTATTTGCAAATGTAACTATGTAAGCCCTTAAGACAATTTGTTCTGAGTTTATCAAATTGTTATTTTGGTTGCTTGATTTTGACATAGCTTATCAATCTCAGGTGTGTTGTACCTTCAACTAGACTCTCCAGGATATGAAACTATGAATCAGTTATAGTTTTCAAATATTCGAATACCTTTCCTGTAGGCTagtaatatatttgtttgacaCAAATGTTTTTGATCATTAAAATTTACATACTGTTTGGTTAAGCCACCTTTTCAACCACTCAATAGTCAATGCTATGAGCCGTAtttgttagtttgttttttGGGTTCCCATGGTTCTTGGTTTGGGAATTTCTTAAACATGAACCAGAAACCAAAATCAAAATGAACAGAAAAATTGAATCATGTTTGGTTTGAATtctctaattttatttttgaaatttttttaatatttcttattGGGTGAATAACAGAGGACTGAAGGATTATAAAGCAATGCATCATTGCAAAAGAAAGTTCAAAAGTCACATGATAGGCATAAAACCTAATTGTTAGAATAACACAAAAAGTTTTAGGAACAAAAAAGAAGAGCTAATTATTCCATAGCAAGTAATAAAAACTTCAACCTATTGAAATCAACCCAAATATACGTTTATAACAACTTCATTCCAAGTAACTACCGCCCCACCAGCAGCTGGTACAATTACATGTTCCTATCCTTGTCATGTTGGATCTTTTCCAAGTGCGCATCTAGCGTAGGTTTTAACTCATTCATATAAATGTATGCCCCTACGATCGAATTGTATGCTAGTTGTATGACACCGAAATCGAATTTGCTACTGGGGTCAATGACCAACACTAAAACAAGAGAGAGGGGTACAAGAAGTCCGCCGTAACATATTTTAAGAAAACCATGGCGCTTGTTCTCTTGTTGATAAGACCCCTCCAACCAAGATAACGGTCTTTCCAAAGAAGGAAACATAAAGCTGTGGTCACAAAGAATTCATATGCAATCCTGGGTAGCTGGCCGTTGTGACGAACATTTTCTAAAACCACCACGAGAGAGAAAAAGGCGAGAATTAATGAAAAGACACCAATATATTTTAAGATGGTGTACATATTGATGACATTCTTCGTCAAGGGAATTTGCATGTAGTAGTTTGTAGAAATCAAAATCAGAGAGGTAAGCATAACAAAAACATTGCAACAATACACGTGATCATAGACAAAGCATCAATTTCAAAAGGAGATTGATGCGTTTTTTCTATGACATACACACGAAGTTGATATAGTTCACTGATGAAGAAAATACCCATGACGTACAGATAATCAAATTAGACGACGAGGCTGAaacgaaaagtgaaaacataTCAGGTTCGGttcatataaaacaaatattgaagtaagacaaaataaaacaatttttttctcttaacaAAAATCGTTGtgtattctaaaaaaaaaagacttttggAATAGATACATACTGTTGATTGGGAATGACATCGGGAGGAGAGGAATATGGTGATGATGGTTCAGTTTTAAGGTAGGAGGGAGTGGGGGTCGAGTAGACTATCGGGTACCTCGAACCCGATCGGGTACACCGCCACAAGCTTCCGAGTAGCAATCGGGTACTTCGAATCGGGTAGTGAATCGGTTACTGAAGCCGATCATTGGGTTCAAAAGTGGAACGTTAAAACGCGTGGGTCCACCCCCTCAACGGCTAGTTGAccagattttttttaaaattaaaaactcttttacttgtatatatatataacatatataataaaagagcatCTTAAATTCTAACATGAAAAAGCAAAAACCCTTAGATAGATTAGTCCAATGTTGATCTAaccattgattttttttttatgatgtcaTTGCCCAAATATAGTTAAATTATGTTAAACCCCTTAGTTAAATCACACATTAAAAAACATAATGCTATTATGTACGACTTTTCCAAATTTTGAATTGGTCCTATAAACCATCTAGGCAAATTAATTACAAATTGActactttgattttttttttttaaacattcaaatagaatatattattaaattattttctgcaagttaaatatattaagtttaattttaaacaaGACATGTTAAGATTTAATGATATTGTTTTAACAATGTTATGTATCAAAATttattatctaccaataaatttATACAATATCGTAATGTAACAAACATAGATTAGAATTTGAAGaatgatcatattttaattatactattaaagtaactattttttataattataaatcgTAAGaattattttccatatataataatgatcatattttaatttattaagttaaagttaaacataaaattttcttaaaaaaatatacgacaatatcattttcattaaatgactataattaaaatttgaattttatgaaAAGGTTTAGACTTTTCCAATTGTCAATTAAGGTTTATCCtttattaaagatttataaACGTATATAAATGTCAATGTCAAgctatataatattaatattttgttagttatatatgttcatctgcgtaatacgcgggaaagtaatctagtatatatactaaaccatcttcaatatatacataaaacacatatatttcTCTCTATTCACCTAAATAATCactttagtttattttttttatgtgttatgtaatgtttatttaacttttaaataaatgttttaagttagtaatatatttgtgtgtgtttaaaataaatgaaaaagaaaataaaattgggTAAAAATTGGGTATGTATTGCTAGTGATTTGGGTAAAAATTAGATAGAATTGGGTAGTTGTGAGTTGAAAGGTTTTGATTGAAAGATGATTTGGGTAGATTTGGGTATGAAACTTGTACTCCCTCCACTCTATTGGCAACGTACACATGTGCTGGCCACCCATTCCCATTTCAACTGTTGAATCCGACTCCATCATCatcaatacaaaaaataaataaataaataaaattccgATCAATATATAGCTTTTGATGATTCTAAAACTAGCTTCTCCTAGCTAGGCTCCTCCTTTTCTTATATAACCTAGCAAAATTATACAAATGATAGAgattttgtttgtatatttatacTTACCAAAAATATTAAGATCTCGGTGTAAATATACTACTACGtataaaatacaaatgatctaatagAAA is drawn from Erigeron canadensis isolate Cc75 chromosome 9, C_canadensis_v1, whole genome shotgun sequence and contains these coding sequences:
- the LOC122581758 gene encoding CAAX prenyl protease 2, whose translation is MELTGAGSGSGVPVPVALAACAGMTIIYVGILHTPTLILRLPPPSSYKSFMIRRFVCAGISTVVSLIACAFILPIKSWEVSDMFSAYGIHLHHAWQAVVFPLFLTSLMYAGSFLLKILSLWSLWAEQQDHQIDLSLDGLQSVLRELINWMLSFVDNIPAWRIYLVAPLTEELVFRACMIPLLLCGGFMPYTVVLLSPVFFSLAHLNHLLEFYLQQEISLLKASMVVGFQLGYTVIFGSYASFLFIRTGHIAAPLMSHMFCNFMGLPTFFSRRTGMVSLAFIVGAVGFFYLLFPLTSPGLYNDRTDDCKCWHKYCDWS